The following DNA comes from Mucisphaera calidilacus.
CGGTGTTTATGGCTCGGCGTGATCTGGGCGTGAAGGACAAGCATGCCGTCAAGCGGTCGGAGTTCGTGGCGACGGTGGGTGTGATTCTGCAGGAGATCCAGGACGCGTTGCTGGGGCGGGCGAAGGCTTTCCGGGAGGAGAACTCACGCGTGATCGACGACCTGGAGGCGTTCAAGGCGTTCTTCACGCCTGAGAACGCGGAGAACCCAGAGATCCACGGCGGCTTCGTGAAGGCGCACTGGGACGGGACGACGGAGACGGCGGAGCGCGTTCAGAAGGAGTTGGGCGTGACGATCCGGTGTCTGCCTGAGGACGGCGAGGAGCCGGGGTCGTGCATCATCACGGGGCGCCCGAGTGCGGGCCGTGTGGTGTGGGCGAAGGCGTATTAATGAGACTGTGATGTCGTGTGTTTTGCGGTGTCTTGCGGGTGGTTGTGGGTGTGACTAGAGTACTCAACTCGCTTTGCTGGCTTGTCGGGCTGGCGACATTTTCTGACGGGCGTCCGGATTGCTGGACGTCCTGCCCTCCGGCTTAACCATTCGATGTGCTGCCGACGGTCGGAGTCGGCCCGTTGATCGAGGTCAAGCGAGCCTCGGCGATCCAGACGGGAAGTCAGCGCGGAGAAGACACGGAGACCTCATCATGAGTGACAGTTCCCCTTCCTACGGACTCGGTACGCAGTGCCTGCACGCGGGTCAGGAGCCGGACTCGGCGACGAACAGCCGAGCGGTGCCGATCTACGCGACGACGTCGTACGTGTTTGACGACACGGATCACGCGGCGCGACTCTTCGGCCTGCAGGAGTTCGGCAACATCTACAGCCGTCTGATGAACCCGACGGTCGCGGTGCTGGAGAAGCGTCTGGCGGCGCTGGACGGCGGCGTGAACGCGTTGTGTCTGTCGTCGGGTCAGGCGGCGATCACGGCGGCGATCCTGACCATCACGCACGCGGGGCAGAACATCATCAGTTCGACGAGCCTGTACGGCGGGACGTGGACGCTGTTTACGCAGACCTTCAAGAACTTCGGGATCGAGGTCCGGTTTTTCGATCCGGGCAAGCCAGAGCAGATCAAGGACCTGATCGACGAGAACACGCGTCTGGTCTACATGGAGTCGATCGGCAACCCGAAGAACGACGTGCCCGACTTCGAGGCGATTGCTGAGGCGGCCCACACGGCGAAGTTCGGCCGTCTGCCTTTGATCTGCGACAACACGGTGATGACGCCGGCGTTGCTGCGAACATTCGATCACGGGGTTGATATCAATGTTTATTCGACGACGAAGTTCATCGGCGGGCACGGCACGCACGTTGGCGGTGCGATCGTGGACAGCGGGAACTTCCCGTGGACGGATCAGCCGGAGAAGTGGCCTGAGTTCTGTGCGCCGGCGCCGAGCTATCACGGCGCGGTGTTCGCGGAGCACCTCAAGCCGTTCGGGAATATCGTGTTCTGTGCGCACGCGATGACGCACTGGCTGCGTGATACGGGTGCGGCGATGAGCCCGTTTGCGGCGTTCCTTTTCCTGCAGGGTCTGGAGACGCTGCACCTGCGTATGCCGAGGCATTCGGAGAACGCGCTGAAGGTGGCGCAGTTCCTGGAGGCGCACGACGCTGTGGAGTGGGTGAACTACCCGGGGCTGGCGAGCCACAAGGACCACGCCATGGCGCAGAAGTATCTGCCTTGCGGGCAGGGCGCGATCCTCGGCTTTGGCATCAAGAGTGGTGCCGAGGCGGGGCAGCGGTTCATCAACAGTTGTCAGCTGTGCAGTCACTTGGCGAACATCGGCGATGCGAAGACGCTGGTCATTCACCCGGCGTCGACGACGCACTCGCAGCTGAGTGCGGAGGAGCAGGCGCAGACGGGTGTGGTTCCGGAGTACGTGCGTGTGTCGGTTGGCATCGAGGATGCGGCGGACATTATCGCGGACCTGGAACAGGCGTTGGCGTCGGCGGTTCCGGCGGCGGTATAAGACGATCAAAAGGTCTACAATGAGATTCGGCCGGGCCCGGAAGGGTCCGGTCGGTTTTTGAGTATGAACCCGAGCCTGCCCACCAGTACGGATGATGTTCGAGACGCCGGGGCGTTGCGGTATGGCCAGGCGGTGGCGCTGGATGGTTCTGTGGATCTGGTGCACGGCGGTCGCCTGGATGAGGTGACGGTCTGTTACGAGTCGTGGGGACGGTTGAATGCGGCGCGGGACAACGCGGTGCTGATCTGCCACGCGATCTCGGGCGACTCGCACGCCGCGTCGCATGATGCGGAGGATACGCCGGGCTGGTGGGAGCATTTAATCGGCCCGGGCAAGCCTGTGGACACGGACCGGTTCTTCGTGATCTGCATGAATGTGCTGGGCGGTTGTCGCGGGACGACCGGGCCCAACAGCGTGAATCCGGCGACGGGTCGGGCGTACGGTCCGGATTTCCCGGCGATCACGCTTGAGGACATCGTGGACGTTCAGGCGCGTGCCTTAACCAAGCTGGGGATCGATCGGTTGCTGGCGGTGGTGGGGGGGTCGCTGGGCGGTCAGCAGGCGTTGGTGTGGGGGACGCGACACGGAGTGCGTGTGCGTCTGGTGGTTCCGGTGGCAACGGCACCGCGTCTTTCGACGCAGGCGTTGGCGTTTGATGTGGTGGGCCGCAACGCCATCATGAGTGATCCGGCGTTTGCGGGCGGTCGTTACATGGAGTCGGGTGGGACGCCGGCGACAGGGCTGGCGATCGCGCGGATGCTGGGGCACATCACATATCTGTCGCGCGAGGCGATGGATCAGAAGTTTGAGGCGGATCGGCTTCGGCCACACGACATCGTGACGGAGTTCGAGAAGCGATTTTCGGTTGGGTCGTATCTGGCGCATCAGGGAAACAAGTTCGTCGAGCGTTTCGACGCGAACTCGTATGTGACGCTGACGCTGGCGATGGACATGTTTGACATGGGGCGGGAGGCGGCGTCGTTGCGTCGGGCGTTTGCGGATTCGCCTTGCCGGTGGCTTTTGCTGAGCTTTTCGAGCGACTGGCTGTTCCCGCCGCGGCAGAGCTGCGAGGTGGTGGATGCGCTGGTGGCTGAAGGCAAGCGGGTGACGTACTGCGAGCTGCCCAGCCCGGCGGGTCACGACGCGTTCCTGCTGCCTGATGAGGTGGAACGGTACGGCTCGCTGATCGGTGCGCGGCTGGAGCAGGAGTTGCTGGGCGAGGTGCGGACGCACGGGCCGACGCGTTGTGCGCTGTCGGATATGCCAACGGTGCGGAGTGACAGCAGCCCGACGGTGTTCGCGAAGGCTCGGCGGGACTACGACCGGATTCTTGAGTTGATTCCGGCGGGGTCGCGGGTGCTGGACCTGGGGTGTGGCGAGGGCGAGTTGCTGAGTCGATTGCGGTCGCGGGGGCATGAGGGGTTGATGGGGATCGACGTTGCGGAGGCGAGGATCATCGAGACGGCGCGAGCGGGTCATGAGGTGATCGACCACGACATGAACGAGGGGCTGCCGCAGTTCGCGGATGGTGCGTTTGACGTGGTG
Coding sequences within:
- a CDS encoding O-acetylhomoserine aminocarboxypropyltransferase/cysteine synthase family protein, producing the protein MSDSSPSYGLGTQCLHAGQEPDSATNSRAVPIYATTSYVFDDTDHAARLFGLQEFGNIYSRLMNPTVAVLEKRLAALDGGVNALCLSSGQAAITAAILTITHAGQNIISSTSLYGGTWTLFTQTFKNFGIEVRFFDPGKPEQIKDLIDENTRLVYMESIGNPKNDVPDFEAIAEAAHTAKFGRLPLICDNTVMTPALLRTFDHGVDINVYSTTKFIGGHGTHVGGAIVDSGNFPWTDQPEKWPEFCAPAPSYHGAVFAEHLKPFGNIVFCAHAMTHWLRDTGAAMSPFAAFLFLQGLETLHLRMPRHSENALKVAQFLEAHDAVEWVNYPGLASHKDHAMAQKYLPCGQGAILGFGIKSGAEAGQRFINSCQLCSHLANIGDAKTLVIHPASTTHSQLSAEEQAQTGVVPEYVRVSVGIEDAADIIADLEQALASAVPAAV
- the metX gene encoding homoserine O-acetyltransferase MetX; translated protein: MNPSLPTSTDDVRDAGALRYGQAVALDGSVDLVHGGRLDEVTVCYESWGRLNAARDNAVLICHAISGDSHAASHDAEDTPGWWEHLIGPGKPVDTDRFFVICMNVLGGCRGTTGPNSVNPATGRAYGPDFPAITLEDIVDVQARALTKLGIDRLLAVVGGSLGGQQALVWGTRHGVRVRLVVPVATAPRLSTQALAFDVVGRNAIMSDPAFAGGRYMESGGTPATGLAIARMLGHITYLSREAMDQKFEADRLRPHDIVTEFEKRFSVGSYLAHQGNKFVERFDANSYVTLTLAMDMFDMGREAASLRRAFADSPCRWLLLSFSSDWLFPPRQSCEVVDALVAEGKRVTYCELPSPAGHDAFLLPDEVERYGSLIGARLEQELLGEVRTHGPTRCALSDMPTVRSDSSPTVFAKARRDYDRILELIPAGSRVLDLGCGEGELLSRLRSRGHEGLMGIDVAEARIIETARAGHEVIDHDMNEGLPQFADGAFDVVLLSQTLQALPNVSLVLSEMVRVGRRAVVSFPNFAFWKIREMLYKEGRSPKSVGEYGYEWHNTPNRRFPSIADFEDFCAKQGLVVHRAVHLDSEAGEEVAEDPNRNADLSIFVLSR